From Candidatus Leptovillus gracilis, the proteins below share one genomic window:
- a CDS encoding ABC transporter substrate-binding protein, whose product MRKNANDGAGGRWPLAGRRAARGLLLVVLLLVVGCASVDPVVKIGLVGPFEGQNRAIGYDVIYSARLAVREINAAGGIGGSRVALVALDDSGDPDLAAQVAESLVLDPQVLAVIGHWDEATTAAAAPIYAAAGLPFLPGGAATDPALLSADFRAAYEAVTPFDETPGPYAGPAYAAFQRLWRALADSKERRGILDRTAVSEALSTP is encoded by the coding sequence ATGCGCAAAAATGCCAATGATGGCGCGGGTGGCCGATGGCCGCTGGCCGGCAGACGCGCCGCGCGCGGCTTGCTGCTCGTCGTTCTGCTGCTGGTGGTGGGCTGCGCCAGCGTGGACCCGGTGGTGAAAATTGGGCTGGTCGGCCCGTTTGAAGGGCAGAACCGGGCGATTGGCTATGACGTGATCTACAGCGCCCGGCTGGCCGTGCGCGAAATCAACGCGGCCGGTGGCATTGGCGGATCCCGCGTCGCCCTGGTTGCCCTGGACGACAGCGGCGACCCTGACCTGGCGGCGCAGGTGGCCGAATCGTTGGTCTTAGACCCGCAGGTGTTGGCGGTGATTGGGCATTGGGATGAGGCGACAACGGCCGCTGCCGCCCCCATTTACGCCGCTGCCGGGCTGCCTTTTCTGCCCGGCGGCGCCGCCACCGACCCGGCCTTGCTCTCGGCCGATTTTCGCGCCGCTTATGAAGCCGTCACCCCGTTCGACGAGACGCCTGGCCCCTACGCCGGCCCGGCCTATGCCGCCTTCCAACGGCTGTGGCGGGCATTAGCAGATAGTAAAGAAAGGCGCGGAATCCTCGACCGCACGGCCGTGTCTGAGGCATTATCTACACCGTAA
- a CDS encoding baseplate J/gp47 family protein, with protein sequence MLKQTDLTIISLDSDDDITSICDRLDWAGEERMVLALPEDGGVLREGLDLVRLRRHADRRRIEVGLITAVPSITRQAKALGLPVFVSIEAAQRSRRGWWRGRRRAEVVGLPTVGGVTAADLRPAQMDAGDRREARRRLAPLSSPRLWIFRYAAILLFFIVLAVLVVAASYAVPGATVTLRPQVIPIRITQQIVADPALEAVDYGRSAVPARILSTNQVWQADAATSGVAEVPSASARGKVVFVNRLEQDVVVPAGTRVRTSAGSNVVFQTLAEVVVPGVEGGTAEVDVVAIEPGPQGNVAVNLVNTVEGALAVQLEVRNLAAIEGGGVREEKAVAPADQERLRAQVLQFLQVVSATEMEAQTTPFEFLARDSVRVANVGSETYSHFPGERADRLALEVRADVVGTAVNANAASGIVYEALAAAVPEGYVLVPDSIRYTRGNVLAVDDTGRVTFELTGEVLAAAELDLTAVLSAISGQPPDLAIAYLYEQLPLRAVPEVRVWPNWFNRLPYVPNRIQTQIRPAE encoded by the coding sequence ATGCTTAAACAGACGGACCTCACAATCATCTCCCTCGATTCCGACGACGACATTACCTCTATCTGCGACCGGCTGGATTGGGCCGGGGAAGAGCGGATGGTACTGGCGCTGCCGGAGGACGGCGGGGTGCTGCGTGAAGGGCTGGACCTGGTGCGCCTGCGCCGCCACGCCGACCGGCGGCGCATCGAAGTAGGATTGATCACGGCCGTTCCCAGCATCACCCGCCAGGCCAAAGCGCTGGGCCTGCCTGTGTTCGTTTCCATCGAGGCGGCACAGCGCAGCCGCCGCGGCTGGTGGCGCGGCCGCCGCCGGGCAGAAGTGGTCGGGCTGCCCACAGTCGGCGGCGTCACGGCCGCCGATTTGCGTCCGGCGCAAATGGACGCGGGCGACCGGCGCGAAGCGCGTCGCCGCCTGGCGCCCCTGAGCAGCCCACGCCTGTGGATTTTTCGCTATGCGGCGATCTTGTTGTTCTTCATCGTCCTGGCTGTGTTGGTTGTGGCCGCCTCTTACGCCGTACCGGGGGCAACCGTGACGCTGCGACCCCAAGTCATTCCCATTCGCATCACCCAACAAATCGTGGCCGACCCGGCGCTGGAAGCTGTGGATTACGGCCGTTCCGCCGTGCCCGCCCGCATTTTGTCTACCAACCAGGTGTGGCAGGCTGACGCCGCCACCAGCGGCGTGGCCGAAGTGCCCAGCGCCTCGGCCAGAGGCAAAGTGGTGTTTGTCAACCGGCTGGAACAGGATGTGGTTGTGCCGGCTGGCACGCGGGTGCGCACTTCGGCCGGCAGCAATGTCGTCTTTCAGACCCTGGCCGAGGTGGTTGTGCCCGGCGTGGAAGGGGGTACAGCCGAAGTAGACGTGGTCGCCATTGAGCCGGGGCCGCAGGGCAACGTGGCCGTCAATCTGGTTAATACCGTAGAGGGTGCGCTGGCGGTGCAGTTGGAAGTGCGCAATCTGGCGGCCATTGAGGGCGGCGGCGTGCGCGAAGAAAAGGCGGTGGCTCCCGCCGATCAGGAACGGCTGCGGGCGCAAGTGCTGCAATTTTTACAGGTCGTCTCGGCGACAGAAATGGAGGCGCAGACGACGCCCTTTGAATTTCTGGCGCGCGATTCGGTGCGGGTGGCCAATGTGGGCAGCGAGACCTACTCCCATTTTCCCGGCGAGCGAGCCGACCGGCTGGCGCTGGAGGTGCGGGCGGATGTGGTGGGCACGGCCGTTAACGCCAATGCCGCCTCTGGGATTGTGTATGAGGCTTTGGCCGCCGCCGTGCCCGAAGGCTATGTCCTGGTCCCCGACAGCATCCGTTACACCCGCGGCAATGTGCTGGCGGTAGATGATACCGGCCGTGTCACCTTTGAGCTGACCGGCGAGGTCCTGGCGGCGGCCGAACTGGACCTGACGGCCGTGTTATCGGCGATTTCCGGCCAGCCGCCAGACCTGGCAATTGCCTATTTGTATGAACAACTACCGCTGCGCGCCGTGCCCGAAGTAAGGGTCTGGCCCAATTGGTTCAACCGTCTGCCCTACGTACCCAATCGCATCCAGACACAGATCAGGCCGGCTGAATAA
- a CDS encoding class I SAM-dependent methyltransferase, translating to MTTPLANDQPPAAELDILFEDPATAVNTHLSSKATSQNYLRFADEVKQYIPAGSVLDWGSGRGQMSWLLHRRGLDITSYDVDDKRDPRFILPDVSFVRANHPTELPWPEASFTGLLSCGVLEHVPDDQAALAEIFRVLQPGGCLFIYQLPQVYAYTEFINRMRGLWYHDRRYTLGRTRQMLQQAGFRVLVARRHNFFPKNLTGLPVRARQMYNRHEARFTAVEQHLVKIPVVNWLCHSLELVAQKPQP from the coding sequence ATGACCACGCCTCTCGCCAATGACCAGCCGCCGGCGGCTGAATTGGACATTCTGTTTGAAGACCCGGCAACGGCCGTGAACACCCACCTCAGCAGCAAAGCCACCAGCCAGAACTATCTGCGCTTCGCCGATGAAGTGAAGCAGTATATTCCGGCGGGCAGTGTACTCGATTGGGGATCCGGGCGCGGCCAGATGAGCTGGCTGCTGCACCGGCGCGGGTTGGACATCACCAGCTACGACGTAGACGACAAGCGCGACCCCCGCTTTATTTTGCCCGACGTGTCCTTTGTACGGGCCAACCACCCCACTGAACTGCCCTGGCCGGAAGCGTCGTTTACCGGGCTGCTCTCTTGTGGCGTTTTGGAACATGTGCCCGACGACCAGGCCGCGCTGGCCGAGATTTTTCGCGTACTCCAACCGGGCGGCTGCCTGTTTATCTATCAACTACCCCAGGTCTACGCCTACACAGAATTTATCAACCGGATGCGCGGGCTGTGGTATCATGACCGGCGTTACACTCTTGGTCGCACCCGGCAAATGTTGCAGCAGGCCGGGTTCAGGGTGCTGGTCGCCCGGCGGCACAACTTTTTCCCTAAGAATCTCACCGGCTTGCCGGTGCGCGCGCGGCAAATGTACAACCGCCACGAAGCCCGGTTTACGGCCGTCGAACAACACTTAGTCAAAATCCCGGTGGTCAATTGGCTGTGTCACTCTTTAGAACTGGTGGCGCAAAAACCCCAGCCCTGA
- a CDS encoding methyltransferase domain-containing protein yields the protein MSKEQVQTFFGANAVAYVTSQVHARGDSLNRVVEQAQPQPDWQVLDIAAGAGHMAFALAPQVQRVVAVDITPQMLQQTAVGAQQRNLDNITTVLADAETLPFPPASFHLVTCRIAAHHFPDVGRFVAEAVRLLTPGGRLVVVDNVVPGSHLRGKKADLQRQAGRYVNAFEKLRDPSHGRCLSLNEWLEQYRRAGLALEYQAALRKEMDFDNWTNRMHVAPDTRLRLQVMLRQAPTAVADFLTPLQTGDRITFYLTEAILIGRLGTGDARSGST from the coding sequence ATGAGCAAGGAACAGGTGCAGACATTTTTTGGCGCGAACGCCGTGGCTTACGTTACCAGCCAGGTTCACGCGCGCGGCGACAGCCTGAATCGGGTCGTGGAGCAGGCGCAGCCGCAGCCGGATTGGCAGGTTTTAGACATCGCAGCCGGGGCCGGCCACATGGCTTTTGCTCTGGCCCCGCAGGTGCAGCGGGTGGTGGCTGTGGACATTACGCCGCAGATGTTGCAGCAAACGGCCGTTGGCGCACAGCAGCGCAATCTGGACAACATCACCACCGTGCTGGCCGACGCTGAAACGCTGCCGTTTCCCCCGGCCAGCTTCCACCTGGTCACCTGCCGCATCGCCGCCCACCACTTCCCCGATGTGGGGCGCTTTGTGGCCGAAGCGGTGCGGCTGCTGACGCCCGGCGGTCGGCTGGTGGTGGTAGACAACGTTGTGCCCGGCAGCCATCTACGTGGCAAAAAGGCCGACTTGCAGCGACAGGCTGGCCGCTACGTGAATGCGTTCGAGAAACTGCGCGATCCCAGTCACGGCCGCTGCCTGAGCCTGAACGAATGGTTGGAGCAGTATCGCCGCGCCGGGTTAGCTCTGGAGTATCAGGCAGCGCTGCGCAAGGAAATGGATTTCGACAATTGGACCAACCGGATGCACGTCGCGCCCGATACCCGGCTGCGCCTCCAGGTGATGCTGCGGCAAGCGCCAACGGCCGTTGCCGACTTCTTGACGCCCCTCCAGACCGGCGATAGAATCACTTTTTACTTAACCGAAGCAATTTTAATCGGCAGATTGGGGACCGGAGATGCCAGGTCAGGGTCAACCTGA
- a CDS encoding glycosyltransferase family 4 protein, translated as MMRTYVFDARAATDHFPGIGRYVCNLAQALSALLATDERLILLRDPSRPSRWQLPPSSEQVQWVDTAVSPFAPAQQRQIPKLLRQIQADVYHSPYYLMPYRPGAPTLLTFYDLIPQRYPQYVSLRARLLTSLLTRLALRTADHIVAISEFTRQDALALYPIPPEKITVVPLAADPHFQPQSPTEIERVRARYNLPPGYVLYLGINKPHKNLVSLITAWKELAAQLTAAPQLVIAGAWDGRYPEAKETAVRLDLTAHITFLGPVAEGDLPGLYSGAGLFVFPSQYEGFGLPVIEAMACGTAVACANASSLPEVGGAAAAYFDPANVAEITAVLHHLLTDKTARQRHQALGLTQAKQFSWQKTAAATLSLYRHLNTEH; from the coding sequence ATGATGCGCACCTATGTCTTCGACGCCCGCGCGGCTACCGACCACTTCCCCGGCATCGGCCGCTATGTCTGCAACCTGGCCCAGGCGCTGTCGGCCCTGCTGGCCACCGACGAACGCCTGATTTTGCTGCGCGACCCGTCACGGCCGTCGCGCTGGCAGCTTCCCCCGTCGTCAGAACAGGTGCAGTGGGTGGATACGGCCGTTTCCCCCTTCGCGCCGGCGCAGCAGCGGCAAATTCCTAAACTGCTGCGCCAAATCCAGGCCGACGTTTACCACAGCCCTTATTACCTCATGCCCTATCGCCCCGGCGCGCCCACCCTGCTGACCTTCTACGACCTGATCCCCCAGCGCTACCCGCAGTACGTCTCGCTTCGCGCCCGGCTCCTCACCAGTCTGCTCACCAGGTTGGCGCTGCGAACGGCCGACCACATCGTCGCCATTTCTGAATTTACGCGGCAAGACGCGCTGGCCCTATACCCCATCCCGCCGGAGAAGATAACGGTCGTGCCCCTGGCCGCCGACCCTCATTTCCAACCCCAATCGCCAACAGAAATCGAGCGCGTTCGCGCCAGGTACAACCTGCCGCCCGGCTACGTGCTTTACCTGGGCATCAACAAACCGCACAAGAATCTGGTTAGTCTGATTACGGCCTGGAAGGAGTTAGCCGCACAGCTAACCGCCGCGCCGCAGTTGGTCATTGCCGGGGCATGGGATGGGCGCTACCCGGAGGCGAAAGAAACGGCCGTGCGCCTCGATCTCACAGCGCATATCACGTTTCTGGGGCCGGTAGCCGAAGGGGATTTGCCGGGGTTATACAGCGGGGCCGGGTTGTTTGTCTTTCCCAGTCAATACGAAGGGTTTGGGCTGCCGGTGATTGAAGCAATGGCTTGCGGCACGGCCGTCGCCTGCGCCAACGCTTCCAGTCTGCCAGAGGTGGGCGGGGCAGCAGCCGCCTATTTTGATCCGGCGAACGTGGCCGAGATAACGGCCGTTCTCCACCACCTGCTCACCGACAAAACAGCCCGCCAACGCCACCAGGCGCTCGGCTTAACGCAAGCAAAACAATTCTCCTGGCAAAAAACGGCCGCCGCCACCTTGTCCCTCTACCGCCACCTGAACACTGAACACTGA
- a CDS encoding tetratricopeptide repeat protein: MMNNCQRMRNDTRFALETLRVGKTLRVLPLVLAALLLLAACSQEAAPPEPLVFAPTATLPPTPTLASGALGSIPTPPVTPLASSSGGSGGDTAVAANTANTSSATIPPPADPVGPTPVPAQRLELGQQALQVADYAAAAAQFAASLAAADALTPAQRQEAQYNLAVAHLQDGRYAEAITAFNQLLADATAAAFPTAHFMLGQAYQAQGQYAQAVTAYQTYLDANSDTAAYVAPIIADNYLALGDRAAALAAYETAVQAPAHRLTAVANRLKLAEFYLADANYPAAIAQYDAARDQAQTEATKGQMTYLAGSAELLTGNSEAAYQRFLSGVSDYPGAYESYQGLVALVNAGVPVDSFQRGLVNLNAQSYQPAVNAFTAVIANNPESYRPDTHLYLARAYEGIGDLAAALVELDKLAAADGPLAAIERAKMLARAGDRPGALAAYQSYLEQYPAGADAPSAAWQTAVLLRRAGDIPAAVTAYTNMTRAYPGHADAPEALFEAAWLAYGLGDGAAAVALWQQAANAYPFAEFGNESMLWLLRVLPEMIAAEASEGRATAVILPTPEPGAVPTVTPPSPPVTSTVSYRQLYEDVRGRAAASTLSSYGAIRAHDMATEAPPFARPAALVIPPADSTAQNEAEAWLRGYLGLEPDAPVRTLAPELAYDQRLITGEKLWRMGLLESAKRELEALRQEAAGNPLWSYQLALYFRDLGLYRSSILAATSVLAQANISVFDAPRFIGRLSYPVYYADQILALADSYGYDPLLQFALIRQESLYESFARSGAAAQGLSQVIPDTGAYIAQRLNWPNFVNEDLYKPHVGLAFGAYYLDQQLDAFDGHAHAALSAYNAGPGNAARWYATAGGDIDVFKETVDFAETRLYIERIYVGQAIYRFLYGIRS, translated from the coding sequence ATGATGAACAATTGCCAACGCATGAGGAATGACACAAGGTTCGCTCTGGAGACTCTGAGGGTCGGCAAAACGCTCAGGGTCTTGCCGCTGGTGCTGGCGGCTTTGCTTTTGCTGGCTGCCTGTTCTCAGGAAGCAGCGCCGCCGGAACCGCTTGTTTTTGCTCCCACCGCCACCCTGCCGCCCACGCCAACCCTGGCCAGCGGCGCGTTGGGCAGCATCCCCACGCCGCCGGTAACGCCGTTGGCGAGCAGTTCGGGTGGATCGGGCGGGGATACGGCCGTCGCTGCCAACACGGCCAATACCAGCAGCGCCACAATTCCCCCACCAGCCGACCCGGTTGGTCCTACACCTGTGCCCGCCCAACGCCTGGAGCTTGGGCAGCAAGCCCTGCAGGTGGCCGACTATGCCGCCGCCGCCGCCCAATTTGCCGCCAGTCTGGCCGCCGCCGATGCGCTGACGCCGGCGCAGCGGCAGGAGGCGCAGTACAACCTGGCCGTCGCCCACCTGCAAGACGGCCGTTACGCCGAAGCCATCACCGCCTTCAACCAGCTTTTAGCTGACGCGACGGCCGCAGCCTTTCCCACCGCCCATTTTATGTTGGGGCAGGCGTATCAGGCGCAGGGCCAGTACGCCCAGGCTGTCACAGCCTACCAGACCTATCTGGACGCCAACAGCGACACGGCCGCTTACGTTGCTCCCATCATCGCCGACAATTATCTGGCTCTGGGCGACCGGGCGGCGGCGCTGGCGGCTTATGAAACGGCCGTACAAGCTCCCGCCCATCGCCTGACGGCCGTTGCCAACCGCCTGAAGCTGGCCGAATTTTACCTGGCCGACGCCAACTACCCGGCGGCCATCGCCCAATACGACGCCGCCCGCGACCAGGCCCAAACCGAAGCCACCAAAGGGCAGATGACTTATCTGGCGGGCAGCGCCGAGCTGCTGACCGGTAACAGCGAAGCCGCCTACCAGCGCTTTCTCAGCGGCGTCAGCGACTATCCCGGCGCGTATGAAAGTTACCAGGGCCTCGTCGCGCTGGTGAACGCCGGTGTGCCGGTAGACAGCTTCCAGCGCGGGCTGGTGAACCTGAACGCGCAGTCTTACCAACCGGCGGTGAATGCGTTTACGGCCGTTATTGCCAACAACCCGGAAAGCTACCGCCCCGACACCCACCTCTACCTGGCGCGCGCTTACGAGGGGATTGGCGACCTGGCGGCGGCGCTGGTGGAACTGGACAAATTGGCTGCCGCCGATGGACCGCTGGCGGCCATTGAACGCGCCAAAATGCTGGCGCGGGCCGGCGACCGGCCGGGGGCGTTGGCCGCTTACCAATCCTACCTGGAACAATATCCCGCCGGGGCGGATGCGCCGTCGGCGGCCTGGCAAACGGCCGTGCTGCTGCGCCGCGCCGGGGATATTCCGGCGGCTGTCACGGCCTACACCAACATGACCCGCGCTTATCCCGGCCACGCCGACGCCCCGGAAGCGCTGTTTGAGGCCGCCTGGCTGGCCTATGGCCTGGGCGATGGGGCCGCCGCCGTCGCCCTCTGGCAGCAGGCGGCCAACGCCTACCCATTTGCCGAATTTGGCAACGAAAGTATGCTGTGGCTGCTGCGGGTTTTGCCGGAAATGATAGCCGCCGAGGCGAGCGAGGGACGGGCGACGGCCGTCATCTTACCCACGCCAGAACCGGGCGCCGTGCCCACAGTCACCCCACCGTCGCCGCCGGTCACCAGCACCGTCAGCTATCGCCAGTTGTATGAAGATGTCCGCGGCCGGGCGGCCGCGTCTACCCTGTCCAGCTATGGGGCCATCCGCGCCCACGATATGGCGACCGAAGCGCCACCATTTGCCCGGCCGGCGGCGCTGGTCATTCCACCGGCCGATTCCACTGCCCAGAATGAGGCCGAAGCCTGGCTGCGCGGTTACCTGGGTCTGGAACCAGATGCGCCGGTACGCACCCTGGCCCCGGAGCTGGCCTATGATCAACGCCTGATCACCGGTGAAAAGCTGTGGCGCATGGGCCTGTTGGAATCGGCTAAACGGGAATTGGAAGCGCTGCGCCAGGAAGCGGCCGGCAATCCATTGTGGAGCTACCAGTTGGCCCTTTATTTCCGCGATTTAGGGCTGTATCGCTCTTCCATTCTGGCGGCTACATCGGTTTTGGCCCAGGCCAACATCTCCGTTTTCGACGCGCCCCGGTTTATTGGGCGGCTCTCATACCCGGTCTATTACGCCGACCAGATTTTGGCCCTGGCCGATTCCTATGGTTACGATCCGCTGCTGCAATTTGCCCTGATCCGCCAGGAAAGCCTGTATGAGAGCTTTGCCCGCTCTGGCGCGGCCGCCCAGGGATTGAGCCAGGTTATTCCAGACACCGGCGCCTACATCGCCCAGCGGCTGAATTGGCCCAATTTTGTCAATGAAGACCTGTACAAACCGCATGTGGGGCTGGCTTTTGGCGCCTATTACCTGGACCAACAGTTAGACGCCTTCGACGGTCATGCCCACGCCGCTCTGTCTGCCTACAATGCCGGGCCGGGCAATGCTGCGCGTTGGTATGCCACCGCCGGCGGTGATATAGACGTATTTAAGGAGACTGTTGATTTTGCCGAGACGCGGTTGTACATCGAACGGATTTACGTTGGGCAGGCGATTTATCGCTTTTTGTATGGCATAAGGTCTTGA
- the ruvX gene encoding Holliday junction resolvase RuvX, translating into MTQDERPLNSDPFAIKGRVLALDLGEKRIGVAVSDATRTIATALGVIQRTSRAADFALIGRYLAEQRANLLVVGLPMMLDGTEGEKAAWVRDYAADLGQHLNVPIVFTDEAFTTVQAENSLRVRGQTGRKIRRNVDAVAATLILQTYLDLHAHHSSTEV; encoded by the coding sequence ATGACGCAAGACGAAAGACCCCTGAACTCTGACCCATTTGCCATTAAAGGGCGCGTGCTGGCCCTGGACCTGGGCGAAAAGCGCATCGGTGTGGCCGTCAGCGACGCCACCCGCACCATCGCCACCGCCCTGGGTGTGATTCAGCGCACCTCGCGGGCGGCCGATTTTGCCCTCATCGGCCGTTATTTGGCCGAGCAGCGGGCTAATTTGCTGGTGGTCGGGCTGCCGATGATGTTGGATGGCACTGAGGGCGAAAAAGCGGCCTGGGTGCGCGATTACGCCGCCGATTTAGGCCAGCATCTGAACGTGCCCATCGTTTTCACCGACGAAGCCTTCACCACTGTCCAGGCGGAAAACAGCTTGCGCGTTCGCGGCCAAACCGGGCGCAAAATCCGCCGCAACGTGGATGCTGTCGCTGCCACCCTTATTCTACAAACCTATCTTGACCTTCATGCCCATCACTCATCAACGGAGGTCTAA
- the mltG gene encoding endolytic transglycosylase MltG, with amino-acid sequence MPITHQRRSKIRKPKSEIRTHKEPYSQKPGPFALLLRVVLLFVVVVGCATAVFVLYGQWRGVASGGVRLEGGNPNLSLSERLYLQTYLSLNAEGLQASAGSAVNPVNFTIASGETAAAIANNLAAANLLTDPTLFINYARFYGLDSRLAAGEFTLPPQLTVPELAVALTEAMGRDIELRFIEGLRAEEMANYLAVTRPAQIDPDEFLAIVRRERPFDLSRYPFLAGLPAAVSLEGFLFPDTYRVPLDADAAYLINLMLSTFGERVTPAMRQAYGAQGLSMLQAVTLASIVQREAVLAEERPLIAGVFLNRLAINMTLSADPTVQYALGYQPTSQTWWKVPLFFSDLEVDSPYNTYLYPGLPPGPIANPSLGSLQAVANPTPSGFYFFVVDCQSDTFGKHVFSITFEEHLAHAQKCQ; translated from the coding sequence ATGCCCATCACTCATCAACGGAGGTCTAAAATCCGCAAGCCAAAATCCGAAATCCGCACTCATAAAGAGCCGTATTCACAAAAACCTGGCCCGTTTGCCCTGCTGCTGCGGGTGGTGTTGTTGTTTGTGGTGGTGGTGGGCTGCGCAACGGCCGTGTTTGTCCTCTACGGCCAGTGGCGCGGCGTTGCCTCTGGCGGGGTGCGCCTGGAGGGCGGCAATCCTAACCTCAGCCTGAGCGAACGGTTGTACCTGCAAACCTATCTGTCGCTCAACGCCGAGGGTTTGCAAGCCTCGGCCGGCAGTGCCGTGAACCCGGTCAATTTCACCATCGCGTCGGGCGAAACGGCCGCTGCCATCGCCAACAATCTGGCTGCCGCCAATCTGCTCACCGACCCGACCCTGTTCATCAACTATGCCCGGTTTTATGGCCTGGACTCACGGCTGGCGGCCGGCGAATTTACCCTGCCGCCGCAGCTGACCGTGCCTGAATTGGCCGTTGCTCTGACGGAAGCGATGGGCCGCGACATCGAACTGCGCTTCATCGAAGGGCTGCGCGCCGAAGAAATGGCGAACTATCTGGCCGTGACACGCCCGGCGCAGATTGACCCGGACGAATTTTTGGCGATTGTACGCCGCGAACGGCCGTTCGACCTCTCCCGCTACCCCTTCCTGGCCGGTTTGCCCGCTGCTGTCAGCCTGGAGGGATTCCTCTTCCCCGACACCTATCGCGTGCCGCTGGACGCCGACGCCGCCTATCTGATCAACCTGATGTTGTCTACCTTTGGCGAGCGTGTGACCCCGGCGATGCGCCAGGCGTATGGCGCGCAGGGTTTGTCTATGTTGCAGGCGGTTACGCTGGCTTCGATTGTGCAGCGCGAGGCGGTGCTGGCCGAGGAACGGCCGTTAATCGCTGGCGTTTTCCTCAATCGCTTAGCCATCAACATGACCCTCAGCGCCGATCCGACTGTGCAGTATGCCCTGGGCTATCAACCGACCAGCCAGACCTGGTGGAAAGTGCCCCTTTTCTTCAGTGACCTGGAGGTAGATTCACCCTACAACACCTACCTGTATCCCGGCCTGCCGCCAGGACCCATCGCCAATCCCAGCCTCGGTTCGCTGCAAGCGGTTGCCAATCCGACCCCCAGCGGCTTTTATTTTTTTGTCGTAGACTGCCAGTCGGACACCTTCGGCAAGCACGTTTTTTCAATCACCTTCGAGGAGCATCTGGCCCATGCGCAAAAATGCCAATGA
- the miaB gene encoding tRNA (N6-isopentenyl adenosine(37)-C2)-methylthiotransferase MiaB — protein MNKTYHFWITGCQMNYADARRVATELEKIGYRATPRLEEADVVVLETCTVRQQSEDKAYNKLVNLRPLKEQKPDMTIAVMGCIVGVRGNDALEKRFPFVDVFMEPSTDGAPLVAHLRQGDDLAFEQASDAQRHAWQDGEVILPPDQRGQLVAAPVSVVYGCSHACSFCIIPQQRGIERSRPVGEIAAEVRSLVAQGVKEVMLLGQIVDRYGYDVADGPDLADLLRVINDIDGLARIRFLTSHPSYMTDKILHAVADLPKVMPQIEAPIQAGDDDVLRAMKRGYTADDYRRLIGRIRRIVPDVAIHNDVIVGFPGETDAQFQKTYDILRELELDKVHLARYSPRPGTVSARRMVDDVSEDEKRRRFHLIEELQKEIADKKMARWLGETVEVLVEDRPKERWRGRTPQSKLVFFDDPRDLKGKLVQVRIQHTGPWSLSGVAVDRPVVERVTAVPDMFSGIPLPLVG, from the coding sequence ATGAACAAAACCTACCACTTTTGGATCACCGGCTGCCAGATGAATTACGCCGACGCCCGGCGCGTGGCGACCGAATTGGAGAAAATCGGCTATCGGGCCACGCCGCGGCTGGAAGAGGCCGATGTCGTCGTGCTGGAGACCTGCACCGTGCGCCAGCAGTCCGAAGACAAAGCGTACAACAAACTGGTTAACCTACGGCCGCTCAAAGAGCAAAAACCAGATATGACCATCGCCGTCATGGGCTGCATCGTGGGCGTGCGCGGCAACGATGCGCTGGAAAAGCGGTTCCCTTTTGTAGATGTTTTCATGGAACCGAGTACCGATGGCGCGCCTCTGGTGGCCCATCTGCGTCAGGGCGACGACCTGGCTTTTGAACAGGCCAGCGACGCCCAGCGCCACGCCTGGCAAGATGGCGAAGTCATCCTGCCCCCTGACCAACGCGGCCAGCTGGTTGCTGCGCCGGTGTCCGTGGTCTATGGTTGCTCCCATGCCTGTTCCTTTTGCATTATCCCGCAGCAGCGCGGCATCGAGCGCAGCCGTCCGGTGGGCGAAATTGCCGCCGAGGTGCGTTCGTTGGTGGCTCAGGGCGTGAAGGAAGTGATGCTGCTGGGGCAAATTGTAGACCGCTACGGCTACGACGTGGCCGACGGCCCTGATCTGGCCGATTTGTTGCGGGTGATCAACGACATAGACGGCCTGGCGCGCATTCGCTTTCTGACCAGCCATCCCAGTTATATGACCGACAAAATTTTGCACGCCGTGGCCGATCTGCCCAAAGTGATGCCGCAGATCGAGGCGCCTATCCAGGCTGGCGACGATGATGTGCTGCGGGCAATGAAACGGGGCTATACCGCCGACGATTATCGCCGCCTGATCGGCCGCATTCGCCGCATTGTGCCCGACGTGGCAATTCACAATGATGTGATCGTCGGTTTTCCCGGTGAAACCGACGCCCAATTCCAAAAGACCTACGATATTTTGCGCGAGTTGGAGCTGGACAAAGTGCATCTGGCCCGTTACAGCCCGCGCCCCGGCACAGTCAGCGCCCGGCGCATGGTAGATGACGTTTCTGAAGATGAGAAGCGCCGTCGTTTTCATTTGATTGAAGAGCTGCAAAAAGAGATCGCCGACAAGAAGATGGCCCGTTGGTTGGGCGAAACGGTGGAAGTTCTGGTGGAAGATCGGCCAAAAGAGCGCTGGCGCGGCCGCACGCCGCAGAGCAAACTGGTCTTTTTTGATGACCCGCGTGACCTGAAGGGTAAGTTGGTTCAGGTGCGCATCCAACATACCGGCCCCTGGAGTTTGTCTGGGGTGGCGGTGGATCGGCCGGTGGTTGAACGGGTAACGGCCGTTCCCGATATGTTCTCTGGCATCCCACTGCCGTTGGTGGGCTGA